The following proteins are encoded in a genomic region of Mycobacterium sp. 155:
- a CDS encoding universal stress protein — protein MGIDGSRWALNAALWATDEALRRDVPLRLVYVVEPRTHAPFDAQQAARDLARADIAIRQTVVAVESTQKPIKIEWEVVHGDPAAVLLNASRSADMVCVGSLGIAHGIDDKRLGPTAATLSARADCPVTVVDTDFRPHTTAGPGIADAAGMPQQPPRC, from the coding sequence GTGGGTATCGATGGCTCGAGGTGGGCGCTGAACGCCGCACTGTGGGCCACCGATGAAGCACTCAGGCGCGATGTACCTCTACGGCTGGTCTACGTCGTCGAGCCCCGCACACACGCCCCATTCGATGCCCAGCAAGCCGCACGCGATCTGGCACGTGCCGATATCGCGATCCGTCAGACGGTGGTGGCGGTGGAGTCAACACAGAAACCCATCAAGATCGAATGGGAAGTCGTACACGGCGACCCGGCCGCGGTGTTGTTGAATGCTTCGCGATCGGCCGACATGGTGTGTGTCGGATCGCTCGGGATCGCGCACGGGATCGATGACAAACGACTCGGGCCAACTGCCGCAACGCTTTCCGCAAGGGCCGACTGCCCGGTCACCGTCGTCGACACCGATTTCCGACCGCACACCACGGCTGGTCCCGGCATCGCCGATGCCGCCGGGATGCCACAGCAGCCACCGCGATGCTGA
- a CDS encoding response regulator transcription factor, which yields MLKVFLVDDHEIVRRGLVGLLGTDPELDIVGEAGTVAEAMLQIPALQPDVAVLDVSLPDGNGVELCRDLLSRLPNLRCLMLTSFTSDEAMLDSILAGASGYVIKDIKGLALAEAVKTVGAGRSLLDNRAAAALMTKLRETQHHSDPLSTLTDQERELLDLLGEGLTNKQIADRMFLAEKTVKNYVSRLLAKLGLQRRTQAAVFASRLDH from the coding sequence ATGCTGAAAGTCTTCCTCGTCGACGATCACGAGATCGTCCGCCGCGGGTTGGTCGGGCTGCTCGGCACCGATCCCGAGCTCGACATCGTCGGTGAGGCCGGCACGGTCGCCGAGGCGATGCTCCAAATCCCGGCCTTGCAGCCCGATGTCGCGGTCCTGGACGTGAGCCTGCCCGATGGCAACGGCGTCGAGCTGTGCCGCGACCTGTTGTCACGCTTGCCGAACCTGAGGTGCCTCATGCTCACCTCGTTCACCTCCGACGAGGCGATGCTCGATTCCATTCTGGCCGGGGCCAGCGGCTACGTGATCAAGGACATCAAAGGATTGGCGCTCGCCGAAGCGGTCAAGACTGTCGGAGCCGGACGATCTCTGCTCGACAACCGGGCGGCGGCCGCGCTGATGACCAAGCTCCGTGAAACCCAACATCACAGCGACCCGCTGTCGACGCTCACCGATCAGGAACGGGAACTCTTGGATCTGCTCGGCGAAGGCCTGACCAACAAGCAGATCGCCGATCGGATGTTCCTGGCAGAGAAGACGGTGAAGAATTACGTATCCCGGTTGCTGGCAAAGCTCGGGTTGCAGCGGCGGACCCAGGCCGCGGTGTTTGCGTCACGACTGGATCATTGA